From a single Natronorubrum tibetense GA33 genomic region:
- a CDS encoding DUF7344 domain-containing protein, producing the protein MDPPQLPSTGSDTGPEVLDDAFLALRDRTRRYVCYFLLEHGTASLSEVADVITGWIHATDGGIVEPQCRTNQYSNLVHTHVPRLVETGVVRHDEETETLSLDSCPELVRDVIARACEAETGT; encoded by the coding sequence ATGGATCCCCCACAGCTGCCGTCGACCGGGTCGGACACGGGCCCGGAGGTGCTCGACGACGCGTTTCTGGCGCTTCGAGACCGGACGCGTCGGTACGTCTGTTACTTCCTGCTCGAGCACGGGACGGCCTCGCTGTCGGAAGTCGCCGACGTCATCACCGGCTGGATCCACGCGACGGACGGCGGGATCGTCGAACCCCAATGTCGGACCAACCAGTACTCGAACCTCGTACACACCCACGTTCCGCGACTCGTCGAAACCGGCGTAGTACGACACGATGAGGAGACGGAGACCCTCTCGCTGGATTCCTGTCCCGAACTGGTTCGCGACGTGATCGCTCGAGCCTGCGAGGCCGAAACCGGTACCTGA
- the fen gene encoding flap endonuclease-1 yields the protein MGNAALRDIAVIDEIPFDDIEGVVAVDAHNWLYRYLTTTVKWTNSGKYTTSDGTEVANLIGIVQGLPKFFEHDIVPVMVFDGGPSELKDDEIESRREQRRSYEEQLETAREEGDQVAIAQLESRTQRLTPTIQETSRELLRLLDVPIVEAPAEGEAQAAHMVKRGDADYVGSEDYDALLFGSPRTLRQLTSKGDPELMDLEATLDHHELTLEQLIDAAILIGTDFNEGVSGIGPKTAIKAITEHGDLWSVLEARGAHIEYGDRVRKLFRDPNVTDDYEFETTLDPDLEAAKEYVCEEWAVDADEVARGFERIEEGVTQTGLDRWT from the coding sequence ATGGGAAACGCTGCACTTCGGGACATCGCCGTTATCGATGAGATCCCGTTCGACGATATCGAGGGCGTCGTCGCCGTCGACGCACACAACTGGCTCTACCGGTACCTGACGACGACCGTCAAGTGGACCAACAGCGGTAAGTACACCACGAGCGACGGCACCGAGGTCGCGAACCTCATCGGCATCGTTCAGGGACTGCCCAAGTTCTTCGAGCACGATATCGTCCCGGTGATGGTGTTCGACGGCGGCCCCTCCGAACTCAAAGACGACGAGATCGAATCCCGCCGCGAGCAACGCCGCAGCTACGAGGAGCAACTCGAGACCGCCCGCGAGGAAGGCGACCAGGTCGCGATCGCCCAACTCGAGTCCCGAACCCAGCGGCTGACGCCGACGATCCAGGAGACCAGCCGCGAACTCCTCCGGCTGCTTGACGTGCCGATCGTCGAAGCCCCCGCGGAGGGGGAGGCCCAGGCGGCCCACATGGTCAAGCGAGGTGACGCCGACTACGTTGGGTCGGAGGACTACGACGCCTTACTCTTCGGCTCGCCGCGCACCCTGCGTCAACTGACGAGCAAGGGCGATCCGGAACTGATGGACCTCGAGGCCACGCTCGACCATCACGAGCTGACCCTCGAGCAACTGATCGACGCCGCGATCCTCATCGGGACGGACTTCAACGAGGGCGTCTCGGGGATCGGTCCCAAGACGGCGATCAAAGCGATTACCGAGCACGGGGATCTCTGGAGCGTCCTCGAGGCCCGCGGTGCCCATATCGAGTACGGCGACCGCGTCCGCAAGCTGTTTCGCGATCCGAACGTGACCGACGACTACGAGTTCGAGACGACGCTCGATCCGGACCTCGAGGCCGCAAAGGAGTACGTCTGCGAGGAGTGGGCAGTCGATGCCGACGAAGTCGCCCGCGGCTTCGAACGGATCGAGGAGGGCGTCACGCAGACGGGGCTCGATCGCTGGACCTGA
- a CDS encoding DUF5793 family protein: MRREHFTLDVSNVDWVETDGEPSKPSVSINFTGPATMLRERLTGSDGDVLEASETDVALRLQEPLGSDAAGVVSVTNRVTGEFILELNEAADDVLTFIRAARGYGEDATEDEGRYEVEITLDGDHFVTYDKGTFLVYDDEGNLLRQHSLIPSGVEL; encoded by the coding sequence ATGAGGCGCGAGCATTTCACACTAGATGTCAGCAATGTCGACTGGGTCGAGACCGATGGCGAACCGAGCAAACCCTCGGTATCGATCAACTTTACCGGCCCGGCGACGATGCTCCGCGAGCGCCTTACCGGCTCCGACGGAGACGTTCTCGAGGCGAGCGAAACGGATGTCGCGCTTCGACTCCAGGAACCGCTAGGCAGCGACGCCGCGGGTGTCGTCAGCGTCACGAACCGGGTCACCGGCGAGTTCATCCTCGAACTCAACGAGGCGGCCGACGACGTCCTCACCTTTATTCGGGCCGCCCGCGGCTACGGCGAGGACGCTACCGAGGACGAGGGCCGCTACGAAGTCGAAATAACGCTCGACGGCGACCACTTCGTTACCTACGACAAAGGGACGTTTTTGGTCTACGACGACGAAGGGAACCTCCTTCGTCAACACAGCCTGATCCCGAGCGGCGTCGAACTGTAG
- a CDS encoding GNAT family N-acetyltransferase, with the protein MEYELLGWPPDGPKLRLDYERFSYAGKFVMTNTGKAVARDARTDLDESAAAAEIDGSVAEVPIVAAVAFNQDRTDEGTLWLRYVTVERSRRGEGIGPQLLALVRDRARERGYEQLRIAVNNPFAYEALYRTGFAYTGETTGIAELVLEYPVPSDDADSSEFERYQAGLEQFRNRDLSDEEAQFLDSRRDSNPPESESSG; encoded by the coding sequence GTGGAGTACGAACTACTCGGCTGGCCGCCCGACGGTCCCAAACTCCGGCTCGACTACGAGCGCTTCAGCTACGCTGGGAAGTTCGTCATGACGAACACCGGGAAAGCCGTCGCTCGAGACGCACGCACCGATCTCGACGAGAGCGCTGCGGCCGCGGAAATCGATGGCTCCGTCGCCGAGGTTCCAATCGTCGCGGCCGTCGCGTTCAACCAGGACCGCACCGACGAGGGGACCCTCTGGCTGCGGTACGTGACCGTCGAACGAAGTCGTCGCGGCGAGGGCATCGGTCCGCAACTCCTCGCGCTCGTCCGAGACCGCGCCAGAGAGCGCGGCTACGAGCAACTCCGTATCGCGGTCAACAACCCCTTCGCCTACGAGGCGCTCTACCGAACCGGCTTCGCGTACACGGGCGAGACCACGGGCATCGCCGAACTGGTGCTCGAGTATCCGGTCCCGAGCGACGACGCGGACTCGAGCGAGTTCGAGCGCTACCAGGCCGGTCTCGAGCAGTTTCGAAACCGCGATCTCAGCGACGAAGAAGCACAGTTTCTCGACTCTCGGCGTGACAGTAACCCGCCAGAGAGCGAGTCCAGCGGCTGA
- a CDS encoding class I SAM-dependent methyltransferase, producing MADQQDRPDACDVDRRVAVRDTYDRIATHFASTREYAWPEVESFVETHAGADGTGAVSREDAVGLDLGCGNCRHAELLAPYCERVVGLDVSRGLLETGRERAREREFDVALCQGDAARLPLSSDTVDIAVYVATLHHLPTRRARRVSLDELARVLDPDGRAVVSVWSTAHETFDETEGFDTTVDWTLPGGETVDRFYHIYAPDEFEAELAASALEVVDWEVSSGNCYATVAGSRV from the coding sequence ATGGCCGACCAGCAGGATCGACCCGACGCTTGCGACGTGGACCGACGGGTCGCCGTCCGCGACACTTACGACCGGATCGCCACGCACTTCGCCTCGACCAGGGAGTACGCCTGGCCCGAAGTGGAGTCCTTCGTCGAGACGCACGCCGGCGCGGACGGGACGGGTGCGGTCTCGCGCGAGGACGCCGTCGGCTTGGACCTCGGCTGTGGCAACTGCCGCCACGCTGAACTATTGGCCCCCTACTGCGAGCGCGTCGTGGGGCTCGACGTCAGTCGCGGGCTGCTCGAGACGGGCCGGGAGCGCGCACGGGAACGGGAGTTCGACGTCGCGCTCTGTCAGGGCGACGCCGCACGGCTGCCGCTTTCGTCCGACACCGTCGATATCGCTGTCTACGTCGCGACGCTGCACCACCTTCCGACCCGGCGAGCGCGTCGGGTCAGCCTCGACGAACTCGCGCGCGTGCTCGACCCCGACGGCCGCGCGGTCGTCAGTGTCTGGTCGACCGCCCACGAGACGTTCGACGAAACCGAGGGCTTCGATACGACCGTCGACTGGACGCTGCCGGGCGGCGAAACCGTGGATCGATTCTACCACATCTACGCTCCCGACGAGTTCGAGGCCGAACTCGCGGCGAGTGCGCTCGAGGTGGTCGACTGGGAGGTCTCGAGCGGGAACTGCTACGCGACGGTGGCCGGGTCGAGGGTGTGA
- a CDS encoding DICT sensory domain-containing protein: MSLSAYVDRYTRSNRSIVVYAPSPRPAVVDRLEAEIGVEEVEHRTLPDVTAESQAFLVVREDAAFVAAVDLDAIREFIEPPIHDPWDERLDETTYRRVVDIFESMLWHDLDRRRLLAVSREIENRAWRVGSGTLRVGFQRADALEKMVPVYNRLAAESGLEIHVYIDDEWDHPSIPGVTIHADAGDEIGSCWFLVFDGDGDELWNSALLATETDPGAFDGFWVDDTRRVAALERAVLESVE; the protein is encoded by the coding sequence ATGTCACTCTCCGCCTACGTCGACCGCTACACCCGATCGAACCGGTCGATCGTCGTCTACGCTCCGTCACCGCGACCGGCGGTTGTCGACCGACTCGAGGCGGAGATCGGTGTCGAGGAAGTCGAGCACCGCACTCTTCCGGACGTAACGGCCGAAAGCCAGGCCTTCCTCGTCGTTCGCGAGGATGCAGCGTTCGTCGCGGCGGTCGATCTCGACGCCATCCGGGAGTTCATAGAGCCGCCGATCCACGACCCGTGGGACGAGCGTCTGGACGAGACCACCTACCGGCGCGTGGTCGATATTTTCGAGTCGATGCTGTGGCACGATCTCGACCGCCGACGGCTGCTCGCAGTCAGTCGCGAGATCGAAAACCGCGCGTGGCGGGTCGGAAGCGGTACTCTCCGAGTCGGCTTTCAGCGTGCTGATGCGCTCGAAAAGATGGTCCCCGTATACAATCGCCTCGCCGCCGAATCGGGCCTCGAGATCCACGTCTACATCGACGACGAGTGGGATCATCCGTCGATCCCGGGCGTCACGATCCACGCAGACGCCGGCGACGAGATCGGTTCGTGCTGGTTTCTTGTCTTCGACGGCGACGGCGACGAACTCTGGAACAGCGCCCTGCTGGCAACCGAAACCGATCCCGGCGCGTTCGACGGCTTCTGGGTCGACGATACGCGACGGGTTGCGGCGCTCGAGCGAGCCGTTCTCGAGAGCGTGGAGTGA
- a CDS encoding acetoacetate decarboxylase family protein, translating into MTDHQFDPETYAGMPPGTAVPSPQLIKNARMLIVGYEADPEVLDSVLPPGLEPHPNNLVQMNMYRVPSTTQTSHLEPYTLTYLTVEIADHDSTAISEAQGEMPVPGRFWVGYWNDSPQMQVYTRESGGIPTQAGTCAWEEDDGELVSTLSVDGKPVIEAEATVGDDQIDTLTGHLHYYAHRQLPEPAGGRAQISELLEFPLPFVSELYEAEVETVEFDFPEGSRYQQFAPVEPLSTPSVLHGTVTFTYPQARRVRDYLAEDA; encoded by the coding sequence ATGACTGACCACCAATTCGACCCCGAGACGTACGCCGGCATGCCGCCCGGAACTGCCGTTCCGTCGCCGCAGTTGATCAAGAACGCGCGAATGCTCATCGTCGGCTACGAGGCCGACCCCGAGGTGCTCGACTCCGTCTTGCCGCCCGGACTCGAGCCCCACCCGAACAACCTCGTACAGATGAACATGTATCGGGTGCCGTCGACGACCCAGACGAGCCACCTCGAGCCGTACACGTTGACCTACCTGACGGTCGAGATAGCGGATCACGACAGCACCGCGATCAGCGAAGCGCAGGGCGAGATGCCGGTCCCCGGCCGGTTCTGGGTCGGTTACTGGAACGATTCGCCGCAGATGCAGGTGTACACCCGAGAGAGCGGTGGGATTCCGACGCAGGCCGGCACGTGTGCGTGGGAGGAGGATGACGGCGAGTTGGTCTCGACGCTCTCCGTCGACGGCAAGCCTGTCATCGAAGCCGAAGCCACCGTCGGTGACGACCAGATCGACACGCTCACCGGCCACCTCCACTACTACGCCCACCGCCAGCTTCCGGAGCCAGCGGGTGGACGGGCGCAGATCAGCGAACTCCTCGAGTTCCCGTTGCCCTTCGTCAGCGAACTGTACGAGGCCGAGGTCGAGACAGTCGAGTTCGACTTCCCCGAGGGATCGCGGTACCAGCAGTTCGCCCCGGTCGAACCGCTCTCGACGCCGTCGGTGTTACATGGAACGGTCACGTTCACCTATCCGCAGGCTCGTCGGGTTCGGGATTATCTCGCCGAAGACGCGTAG